A window of Pseudomonas guangdongensis contains these coding sequences:
- the rpoZ gene encoding DNA-directed RNA polymerase subunit omega, whose amino-acid sequence MARVTVEDCLENVDNRFELVMLASKRSRQLATGGKEPKVAWDNDKPTVVALREIAEGLVDNDVVQQEELVEDEPLFAAFEEDNSETI is encoded by the coding sequence ATGGCCCGCGTCACCGTTGAAGACTGCCTGGAAAACGTCGATAACCGCTTCGAACTGGTCATGCTGGCCAGCAAGCGCTCCCGCCAGCTGGCGACCGGCGGCAAGGAGCCGAAAGTGGCCTGGGACAACGACAAGCCGACCGTCGTCGCCCTGCGTGAAATCGCCGAAGGCCTGGTCGACAATGACGTGGTGCAACAGGAGGAGCTGGTCGAAGACGAGCCGCTGTTCGCCGCGTTCGAGGAAGACAACAGCGAGACGATCTGA
- a CDS encoding DUF3360 family protein — protein MSDNNQKNYRELHKPRTAFASREEYLEHELSIMAPRRWGINLPLRDYRFELEDWVPAMAATIGKIVMVAAVVAAFAAPLGLSSEFVIENARYEMLIAAILFVVLFSGFLNPNANLAGTHGPLIPLIPLIVASGGHPMALGIMVGVLGFALGMLKGGSLLARLTSDGVCGGLLLYLGFIGVTSQIKSLFAWADGFDMGYLAFVIVFATIVMYAYLEHIRMRWLAIPLGAIMAAVIAFALGAPFEFSTEPGIPNLNPAYWWGENTGWQLGLPELHHFIAVAPFAVLAVAMWSPDFLGHRIFQELNYPPKAKKVLMNIDDTMCIAAARQVVGTALGGGNLTSSWGTYMVPAAIAKRPIPAGALLTGLLCVVAAIWGYPMDLAIWPPVLSVALLVGVYLPLLEAGMQMTREGKTSQSAAIVIFSSALVNPVFGWSLTMLLDNLGIIGDKARGQSLSRRDRWVIPGITFLILCGVMAAIGMFPGIPALLESFRSLAN, from the coding sequence ATGAGTGACAATAATCAAAAGAACTACCGTGAGCTACATAAGCCAAGAACAGCCTTCGCCTCGCGGGAAGAATATCTCGAACACGAACTGAGCATCATGGCGCCGCGGCGCTGGGGCATCAATCTGCCGCTGCGCGATTACCGCTTCGAGCTGGAGGACTGGGTGCCGGCGATGGCCGCGACCATCGGCAAGATCGTCATGGTCGCCGCGGTGGTAGCCGCCTTCGCCGCGCCCCTGGGGCTGTCCAGCGAGTTCGTCATCGAGAACGCCCGCTACGAGATGCTGATCGCCGCGATCCTCTTCGTGGTGCTGTTCTCCGGTTTCCTCAACCCCAACGCCAACCTCGCCGGCACCCACGGCCCGCTGATTCCGCTGATTCCGCTGATCGTCGCCTCCGGCGGCCACCCGATGGCGCTGGGTATCATGGTCGGTGTGCTGGGCTTCGCCCTGGGGATGCTCAAGGGCGGCAGCCTGCTGGCGCGGCTGACCAGCGACGGGGTGTGCGGCGGTCTGCTGCTCTATCTGGGCTTCATCGGCGTGACCTCGCAGATCAAGAGCCTGTTCGCCTGGGCCGACGGTTTCGACATGGGGTATCTGGCCTTCGTGATCGTCTTCGCCACCATCGTCATGTACGCCTACCTCGAACACATCCGCATGCGCTGGCTGGCGATTCCGCTCGGCGCGATCATGGCCGCGGTAATTGCCTTCGCGCTCGGCGCGCCCTTCGAATTCAGCACCGAGCCGGGTATTCCCAATCTGAATCCGGCTTACTGGTGGGGTGAAAATACCGGCTGGCAGCTGGGCCTGCCCGAATTGCACCACTTCATCGCCGTGGCGCCTTTCGCGGTATTGGCGGTGGCCATGTGGTCGCCGGACTTTCTCGGTCACCGGATCTTCCAGGAGCTGAACTATCCGCCCAAGGCCAAGAAAGTGCTGATGAACATCGACGACACCATGTGCATCGCCGCGGCGCGCCAGGTGGTCGGTACCGCGCTGGGCGGCGGCAACCTGACGTCCTCCTGGGGCACCTACATGGTTCCGGCGGCCATCGCCAAGCGGCCGATCCCGGCCGGCGCGCTGCTCACCGGCCTGCTCTGCGTGGTCGCCGCGATCTGGGGCTACCCGATGGACCTGGCGATCTGGCCGCCGGTGCTCAGCGTGGCGCTGCTGGTCGGCGTGTACCTGCCGCTGCTGGAAGCCGGCATGCAGATGACCCGCGAGGGCAAGACCTCGCAGTCCGCGGCCATCGTGATCTTCTCCTCGGCGCTGGTGAATCCGGTGTTCGGCTGGTCGCTGACCATGCTGCTGGACAACCTCGGCATCATCGGCGACAAGGCGCGCGGCCAGAGCCTGAGCCGGCGCGACCGCTGGGTCATCCCGGGCATCACCTTCCTGATCCTCTGCGGGGTGATGGCCGCCATCGGCATGTTCCCGGGCATTCCGGCGCTGCTGGAATCGTTCCGCAGCCTGGCGAACTGA
- a CDS encoding phosphomannomutase/phosphoglucomutase, producing the protein MTSAPQLPAGIFRAYDIRGVVGDSLTADTAYWIGRAIGAESLACGEPGVVVGRDGRLSGPELASSLIRGLCEAGCDVTDVGMVPTPVLYFAANTLGPRSGVMVTGSHNPPDYNGFKIMIAGETLSGERIQRLYRRLQDGELSSGAGQCRQAGILDAYRARILGDLKVERRLKVVVDCGNGVAGVNAPELIEALGCEVIPLFCEVDGTFPNHHPDPGKPENLRDLIAKVAETGADLGLAFDGDGDRVGVVTNTGEMIYPDRLLMLFARDVLGRNPGAEIIYDVKCTRGLAGVIAAQGGRPLMWKTGHSLIKAKMKETGALLAGEMSGHIFFKERWYGFDDGIYSAARLLEILSLDGRSAAAVFADFPVALSTPEINISVGDERKFALIEALQRDAQWGEASLFTLDGVRVDYPYGWGLVRASNTTPVLVLRFEADSAEQLSQIQQVFHDQLKAVAADLELPF; encoded by the coding sequence ATGACTTCTGCACCCCAGCTGCCGGCCGGAATCTTCCGCGCCTACGACATCCGCGGCGTGGTCGGCGACAGCCTGACCGCCGACACCGCTTACTGGATCGGCCGCGCCATCGGCGCGGAAAGCCTCGCCTGCGGCGAGCCGGGCGTGGTGGTCGGCCGCGACGGCCGGCTGTCCGGCCCGGAACTGGCCAGCAGCCTGATCCGCGGTCTGTGCGAGGCCGGCTGCGACGTCACCGACGTCGGCATGGTGCCGACCCCGGTGCTGTACTTCGCCGCCAACACCCTCGGCCCGCGCAGCGGGGTGATGGTCACCGGCAGCCACAACCCGCCGGACTACAACGGCTTCAAGATCATGATCGCCGGCGAGACCCTGTCCGGCGAACGCATCCAGCGCCTCTACCGGCGCCTGCAGGACGGCGAGCTGAGCAGCGGCGCCGGCCAGTGCCGCCAGGCCGGGATCCTCGACGCCTACCGCGCGCGCATCCTCGGCGACCTGAAGGTCGAGCGCCGGCTCAAGGTGGTGGTCGACTGCGGCAACGGCGTGGCCGGAGTCAACGCCCCCGAGCTGATCGAGGCGCTGGGCTGCGAGGTGATCCCGCTGTTCTGCGAAGTGGACGGCACCTTCCCCAACCACCACCCCGATCCGGGCAAGCCGGAGAACCTCAGGGACCTGATCGCCAAGGTCGCCGAGACCGGCGCCGACCTCGGCCTGGCCTTCGACGGCGACGGCGACCGCGTCGGCGTGGTGACCAACACGGGCGAGATGATCTACCCCGACCGCCTGCTGATGCTGTTCGCCCGCGACGTGCTGGGCCGCAACCCCGGCGCCGAGATCATCTACGACGTCAAGTGCACCCGCGGCCTGGCCGGAGTGATCGCCGCCCAGGGCGGCCGGCCGCTGATGTGGAAGACCGGCCACTCGCTGATCAAGGCGAAGATGAAGGAAACCGGCGCCCTGCTGGCCGGCGAGATGAGCGGGCACATCTTCTTCAAGGAGCGCTGGTACGGCTTCGACGACGGCATCTACAGCGCCGCGCGCCTGCTGGAAATCCTCAGCCTCGACGGCCGCAGCGCCGCGGCGGTGTTCGCCGACTTCCCGGTGGCGCTGTCCACTCCGGAAATCAACATCAGCGTCGGCGACGAGCGCAAGTTCGCCCTGATCGAGGCCCTGCAGCGCGACGCCCAGTGGGGCGAGGCCAGCCTGTTCACCCTCGACGGCGTGCGCGTCGACTACCCCTACGGCTGGGGCCTGGTGCGCGCCTCCAACACCACCCCGGTGCTGGTGCTGCGCTTCGAGGCCGACAGCGCCGAGCAACTTTCGCAGATCCAGCAGGTCTTCCACGACCAGCTCAAGGCCGTGGCCGCCGATCTGGAACTGCCCTTCTGA
- the rph gene encoding ribonuclease PH, protein MNRPSGRAADQMRPIRITRHYTKHAEGSVLVEFGDTKVICTVSAEAGVPRFLKGQGQGWLTAEYGMLPRATGSRTQREATRGKQGGRTLEIQRLIGRSLRAALDLSKLGEYTLYIDCDVIQADGGTRTASITGATVALIDALAALKKRGALKQNPLKQLVAAVSVGMYQGEPVLDLDYLEDSAAGTDLNVVMTDAGGFIEVQGTAEGTPFQPEELNAMLALARKGIDELFELQRAALDN, encoded by the coding sequence ATGAATCGTCCCAGCGGCCGCGCCGCCGATCAGATGCGCCCGATCCGCATCACCCGCCACTACACCAAGCATGCCGAGGGCTCGGTGCTGGTGGAGTTCGGCGACACCAAGGTGATCTGCACGGTGAGCGCCGAAGCCGGCGTGCCGCGCTTCCTCAAGGGCCAGGGGCAGGGCTGGCTGACCGCCGAGTACGGCATGCTGCCGCGCGCCACCGGCTCGCGCACCCAGCGCGAGGCGACCCGCGGCAAGCAGGGCGGGCGCACCCTGGAGATCCAGCGGCTGATCGGCCGTTCGCTGCGCGCCGCGCTGGACCTGTCCAAGCTCGGCGAGTACACCCTGTACATCGACTGCGACGTGATCCAGGCCGACGGCGGCACCCGCACCGCCTCGATCACCGGCGCCACCGTGGCGCTGATCGACGCCCTGGCGGCGCTGAAGAAGCGCGGCGCGCTGAAGCAGAATCCGCTCAAGCAGCTGGTCGCCGCGGTATCGGTGGGCATGTACCAGGGCGAGCCGGTGCTCGACCTCGACTACTTGGAAGACTCCGCCGCCGGCACCGACCTCAACGTGGTGATGACCGACGCCGGCGGCTTCATCGAGGTGCAGGGCACCGCCGAGGGCACGCCGTTCCAGCCCGAGGAACTCAACGCCATGCTGGCCCTGGCGCGCAAGGGCATCGACGAGCTGTTCGAGCTGCAGCGCGCGGCCCTCGACAACTGA
- the gmk gene encoding guanylate kinase has product MSAAPGTLYIVSAPSGAGKTSLVKALLDSNEQIRVSVSHTTRAMRPGEVDGVNYHFVGREDFLAMLEQGAFLEHAEVFGNFYGTSQHWVERTLAEGFDLILEIDWQGAQQVRRLMPHAQSIFILPPSQEALRQRLNNRGQDSDEIIEGRMREAVSEMSHYIEYDYVVINDQFSHALEDLKAIFRARQLGQQAQQQRHAGLLERLLG; this is encoded by the coding sequence ATGAGCGCCGCTCCCGGCACCCTCTACATCGTTTCCGCGCCCTCCGGCGCCGGCAAGACCAGCCTGGTCAAGGCCCTGCTCGACAGCAACGAGCAGATCCGCGTATCGGTCTCGCACACCACCCGCGCCATGCGCCCGGGCGAGGTGGACGGGGTCAACTACCACTTCGTCGGCCGCGAGGACTTCCTCGCCATGCTCGAACAGGGTGCCTTCCTCGAACACGCCGAGGTATTCGGCAACTTCTACGGCACCTCGCAGCACTGGGTCGAGCGCACCCTCGCCGAGGGTTTCGACCTGATCCTGGAAATCGACTGGCAGGGCGCCCAGCAGGTGCGCCGACTGATGCCCCACGCGCAGTCGATCTTCATCCTGCCGCCCTCCCAGGAGGCGCTGCGCCAGCGCCTGAACAATCGCGGCCAGGACAGCGACGAGATCATCGAGGGACGCATGCGCGAGGCGGTCAGCGAGATGAGCCACTACATCGAATACGACTACGTGGTGATCAACGACCAGTTCAGCCATGCCCTGGAAGACCTCAAGGCGATCTTCCGCGCCCGCCAGCTCGGCCAGCAGGCCCAGCAGCAGCGCCACGCCGGACTGCTGGAGCGCCTGCTGGGGTGA
- a CDS encoding DUF4870 domain-containing protein has translation MSDTQLPELPGGGPGAEARKWAMLCHYAAFAWFLAPMIGNVVGPLVVWQLKRDSDPYVDAQGKEALNFQITLTLALLVCTLLLKVLIGFPLIALISVVGLVLTVIGGIKANEGKPWRYPFCLRPLK, from the coding sequence ATGAGCGACACGCAACTGCCGGAGCTGCCCGGCGGCGGTCCGGGTGCCGAGGCGCGCAAGTGGGCGATGCTCTGCCACTACGCGGCCTTCGCCTGGTTCCTCGCGCCGATGATCGGCAACGTGGTCGGTCCGCTGGTGGTCTGGCAGCTCAAGCGCGACAGTGATCCCTACGTCGATGCCCAGGGCAAGGAGGCGCTGAATTTCCAGATCACCCTGACCCTGGCGCTGCTGGTCTGCACCCTGCTGCTCAAGGTGCTGATCGGCTTTCCGCTGATCGCCCTGATCAGCGTGGTCGGGCTGGTGCTGACGGTGATCGGCGGGATCAAGGCCAACGAGGGCAAGCCCTGGCGCTATCCCTTCTGCCTGCGTCCGCTCAAGTAG
- the pyrE gene encoding orotate phosphoribosyltransferase, producing MQAYQREFIRFAIERGVLRFGEFTLKSGRTSPYFFNAGLFNSGLALAQLGRFYAEAVQASGLDFDVLFGPAYKGIPLVSATAVALAEQHGRDLPWCFNRKEAKEHGEGGTLVGAPLVGKALIVDDVITAGTAIREVMQIIQAQGAQAAGVLIALNREERGQGELSAIQEVERDYGIPVVSIVSLSQVLDYLAQDQELKRHLPAVEAYRAQYGI from the coding sequence ATGCAGGCATATCAACGCGAATTCATCCGTTTCGCCATCGAGCGCGGCGTGCTGCGCTTCGGCGAGTTCACCCTCAAGTCCGGACGCACCAGTCCGTACTTCTTCAACGCCGGGCTGTTCAACAGCGGTCTGGCGCTGGCGCAGCTCGGCCGCTTCTACGCCGAGGCAGTGCAGGCCAGCGGTCTGGACTTCGACGTGCTGTTCGGCCCGGCCTACAAGGGCATCCCGCTGGTCAGCGCCACCGCCGTGGCCCTCGCCGAGCAGCACGGTCGCGATCTGCCCTGGTGCTTCAACCGCAAGGAGGCCAAGGAGCACGGCGAGGGCGGCACCCTGGTGGGTGCGCCGCTGGTCGGAAAGGCCCTGATCGTCGACGACGTGATCACCGCCGGCACGGCGATCCGCGAGGTGATGCAGATCATCCAGGCGCAGGGCGCCCAGGCGGCCGGTGTGCTGATCGCGCTGAACCGCGAGGAGCGCGGCCAGGGCGAGCTGTCGGCGATCCAGGAAGTCGAGCGCGACTATGGTATACCCGTGGTGAGCATTGTCTCGCTCAGCCAAGTGCTGGATTATCTCGCCCAGGATCAGGAGCTGAAACGCCACCTGCCGGCAGTGGAAGCCTATCGCGCGCAATACGGTATCTGA
- the coaBC gene encoding bifunctional phosphopantothenoylcysteine decarboxylase/phosphopantothenate--cysteine ligase CoaBC: MQRLQRKRIVLGVGGGIAAYKSAELIRRLRDQGAEVRVVMTRAAREFITPLTLQALSGHPVFNDLLDPAAEAAMGHIELARWADLILVAPATADLMARLAQGLADDLLTTLVLASDAPVALAPAMNQAMWRDPATQANAERLAGRGMRLFGPGAGSQACGDSGPGRMLEADELAQRAADCFERGLLTGRRVLITAGPTREAIDPVRYVSNHSSGKMGFALAEAAAEAGAAVTLVSGPVHLPTPQRVARIDVVSARDMLAACEGAMPCDILIAAAAVADYRPEAVASQKMKKDPGSDDGLTLRLVRNPDILATLAARADRPFSVGFAAETEHLLDYAARKLKSKNLDLIVANDVANPQIGFNSEDNAVSVIDRALQATRFEQASKGQIARQLIAFIAARYHQS, from the coding sequence ATGCAGCGGCTGCAGCGTAAACGCATCGTCCTGGGAGTCGGCGGCGGCATCGCCGCCTACAAGAGCGCCGAACTGATCCGCCGCCTGCGCGACCAGGGCGCCGAGGTGCGCGTGGTGATGACCCGCGCCGCCCGCGAATTCATCACCCCGCTGACCCTGCAGGCGCTGTCCGGCCACCCGGTGTTCAACGACCTGCTCGACCCGGCCGCCGAGGCGGCCATGGGCCATATCGAGCTGGCCCGCTGGGCCGACCTGATCCTCGTCGCCCCGGCCACCGCCGACCTGATGGCGCGCCTGGCCCAGGGCCTGGCCGACGACCTCCTGACCACCCTGGTGCTGGCCAGCGACGCCCCGGTGGCGCTGGCCCCGGCGATGAACCAGGCGATGTGGCGCGATCCGGCCACCCAGGCCAACGCCGAGCGCCTCGCCGGTCGCGGCATGCGCCTGTTCGGCCCCGGCGCCGGCAGCCAGGCCTGCGGCGACAGCGGCCCGGGACGCATGCTCGAAGCCGACGAACTGGCCCAGCGCGCCGCCGACTGCTTCGAGCGCGGCCTGCTCACCGGTCGCCGGGTGCTGATCACCGCCGGGCCGACCCGCGAGGCGATCGACCCGGTGCGCTACGTCAGCAACCACAGCTCGGGCAAGATGGGCTTCGCCCTCGCCGAGGCGGCCGCCGAGGCCGGCGCGGCGGTGACCCTGGTCAGCGGCCCGGTGCACCTGCCGACCCCGCAGCGGGTCGCGCGCATCGACGTGGTCAGCGCCCGCGACATGCTCGCCGCCTGCGAGGGCGCCATGCCCTGCGACATCCTGATCGCCGCCGCGGCGGTGGCCGACTACCGCCCCGAGGCGGTCGCCAGCCAGAAGATGAAGAAGGACCCGGGCAGCGACGACGGCCTGACCCTGCGCCTGGTGCGCAACCCGGACATCCTCGCCACCCTGGCCGCGCGCGCCGACCGGCCGTTCAGCGTCGGCTTCGCCGCCGAGACCGAACACCTGCTCGACTACGCCGCGCGCAAGCTCAAGAGCAAGAACCTCGACCTGATCGTCGCCAACGACGTGGCCAACCCGCAGATCGGCTTCAACAGCGAGGACAACGCGGTCAGCGTGATCGACCGCGCCCTGCAGGCCACCCGTTTCGAACAGGCCAGCAAGGGACAGATCGCCCGCCAGCTGATCGCCTTCATCGCCGCCCGCTACCACCAGAGCTGA
- the argB gene encoding acetylglutamate kinase, translated as MPLNRDAAAQVAQVLAEALPYIRRFSGKTLVVKYGGNAMESDELKTSFARDIVLMKAVGINPVVVHGGGPQIGDLLKRLSIESHFIDGMRVTDAQTMDVVEMVLGGQVNKDIVNLINQHGGSAIGLTGKDAGLIKAKKLKVSRQTPEMTQPEIIDIGHVGEVVSVNVELLNMLVAGDFIPVIAPIGVGENGESYNINADLVAGKVAEALKCEKLMLLTNTAGLLDKQGQVLTGLSTAQVDGLIADGTIYGGMLPKIRCALEAVQGGVHSAHIVDGRVPNAVLLEIFTDSGVGTLITNAQQ; from the coding sequence ATGCCTCTCAATCGTGACGCCGCCGCCCAGGTGGCCCAGGTCCTCGCCGAGGCCCTGCCCTACATCCGCCGCTTCAGCGGCAAGACCCTGGTGGTCAAGTACGGCGGCAACGCCATGGAAAGCGACGAGCTGAAGACCAGCTTCGCCCGCGACATCGTGCTGATGAAGGCGGTCGGCATCAACCCGGTGGTGGTCCACGGCGGCGGCCCGCAGATCGGCGACCTGCTCAAGCGCCTGTCGATCGAAAGCCACTTCATCGACGGCATGCGCGTCACCGACGCGCAGACCATGGACGTGGTGGAAATGGTCCTCGGCGGCCAGGTCAACAAGGACATCGTCAACCTGATCAACCAGCACGGCGGCAGCGCCATCGGCCTGACCGGCAAGGACGCCGGGCTGATCAAGGCGAAGAAGCTCAAGGTCAGCCGCCAGACCCCGGAGATGACCCAGCCGGAAATCATCGACATCGGCCACGTCGGCGAGGTGGTGTCGGTCAACGTCGAGCTGCTCAACATGCTGGTGGCCGGCGACTTCATCCCGGTGATCGCGCCGATCGGCGTCGGCGAGAACGGCGAGTCCTACAACATCAACGCCGATCTGGTGGCCGGCAAGGTGGCCGAGGCGCTCAAGTGCGAGAAGCTGATGCTGCTGACCAACACCGCCGGCCTGCTCGACAAGCAGGGCCAGGTGCTGACCGGGCTGTCCACCGCCCAGGTCGACGGCCTGATCGCCGACGGCACCATCTACGGCGGCATGCTGCCGAAGATCCGCTGCGCCCTGGAAGCAGTGCAGGGGGGCGTGCACAGCGCGCACATCGTCGACGGCCGGGTGCCCAACGCGGTGCTGCTGGAGATCTTCACCGACAGCGGCGTCGGCACGCTGATCACCAACGCTCAGCAGTGA
- the dut gene encoding dUTP diphosphatase — MHALQAKILDPRLGRDFPLPEYATPGSAGLDLRALLQADLTLEPGQTVLIPTGLAIHVADPNLAALILPRSGLGHKHGIVLGNLVGLIDSDYQGELMVSCWNRGQSAFTIGVGERIAQLVLVPVVQARFELVESFDGSTRGTGGFGHSGQH; from the coding sequence ATGCACGCACTGCAAGCCAAGATTCTCGACCCGCGCCTCGGCCGCGACTTCCCGCTGCCCGAGTACGCCACCCCCGGCTCCGCCGGCCTCGACCTGCGCGCCCTGCTGCAGGCCGACCTGACCCTGGAGCCCGGGCAGACCGTGCTGATCCCCACCGGCCTGGCCATCCACGTCGCCGACCCCAACCTCGCCGCGCTGATCCTGCCGCGCTCGGGCCTCGGCCACAAACACGGCATCGTGCTCGGCAACCTGGTCGGGCTGATCGACTCCGACTACCAGGGCGAGCTGATGGTCTCCTGCTGGAACCGCGGCCAGAGCGCCTTCACCATCGGCGTCGGCGAGCGCATCGCCCAGCTGGTGCTGGTGCCGGTGGTGCAGGCGCGTTTCGAGCTGGTCGAGTCCTTCGACGGCAGCACCCGCGGCACTGGCGGCTTCGGCCACAGCGGCCAGCACTGA
- a CDS encoding YicC/YloC family endoribonuclease, giving the protein MVHSMTAFARCESAGPHGTLSWELRSVNHRYLEPHLRLPDAFRDLEGAVRDALRQALARGKVECTLRFAEETRGQSLSIDRERAAQVVAAAEAVAALIQQPAPLDPLEVLAWPGVLAGDAADPQALNAAALALFEQALGELRHGRAREGAALAALLGERLDAIDAEVASLRELVPQMLAAQRQKIETRFAEFRAELDPQRLEQEMVLLAQKSDVAEELDRLSTHVQEVRRVLKAGGAAGRRLDFLMQELNREANTLGSKAFDPRSTQAAVNLKVLIEQMREQVQNIE; this is encoded by the coding sequence ATGGTACACAGCATGACCGCCTTCGCCCGCTGCGAGAGCGCCGGGCCGCACGGCACCCTGAGCTGGGAGCTGCGCTCGGTCAATCACCGCTATCTGGAGCCGCACCTGCGCCTGCCGGACGCCTTCCGCGACCTCGAAGGCGCGGTGCGCGACGCGCTGCGCCAGGCTCTGGCGCGCGGCAAGGTGGAATGCACCCTGCGCTTTGCCGAGGAAACCCGCGGCCAGTCGCTGAGCATCGACCGCGAACGCGCCGCTCAGGTGGTGGCCGCCGCCGAGGCGGTGGCCGCGCTGATCCAGCAGCCGGCGCCGCTCGATCCGCTGGAGGTGCTGGCCTGGCCGGGCGTGCTGGCCGGCGATGCCGCCGACCCGCAGGCGCTCAACGCCGCCGCGCTGGCGCTGTTCGAGCAGGCCCTGGGCGAGCTGCGCCACGGCCGCGCCCGCGAAGGCGCCGCGCTGGCCGCGCTGCTCGGCGAACGCCTGGACGCGATCGACGCCGAAGTCGCCAGCTTGCGCGAGCTGGTGCCGCAGATGCTCGCCGCCCAGCGACAGAAAATCGAAACCCGCTTCGCCGAATTCCGCGCCGAACTCGACCCCCAGCGTCTGGAGCAGGAAATGGTCCTGCTGGCGCAGAAGAGTGACGTCGCCGAGGAGCTGGATCGTCTGAGCACCCATGTGCAGGAAGTGCGCCGCGTGCTCAAGGCCGGCGGCGCCGCCGGCCGGCGCCTCGACTTCCTGATGCAGGAACTCAACCGCGAGGCCAACACCCTCGGCTCCAAGGCCTTCGACCCGCGCTCGACCCAGGCCGCGGTCAACCTCAAGGTGCTGATCGAACAGATGCGCGAACAAGTGCAGAACATCGAGTGA
- a CDS encoding exodeoxyribonuclease III: MRIVSVNVNGMQDAVERGLLGWLQTQNADVICLQDTRASCYDMEDPAWQLDGYSMYAVDAEVPSQGGVAIYSRLQPKAIIFGLGFEQADRYGRYLQADFDKVSIASLLMPSGQKGDEDLNAKFKFMDDFTSYLTKQRRKRREHIYCGSLHVAHQKLDVKNWRDCQQMPGFLAPERAWMDEVLGNLGYVDALREVSREGDQYSWWPDTEQAQLLNLGFRFDYQLLSPGLRRFVRSAQLPRQPRFSQHAPLIVDYDWTLSI; this comes from the coding sequence ATGCGGATTGTCAGTGTAAACGTGAACGGTATGCAGGACGCCGTCGAGCGTGGCCTGCTCGGCTGGTTGCAGACCCAGAACGCCGACGTGATCTGCCTGCAGGATACCCGCGCCTCGTGCTACGACATGGAAGACCCGGCCTGGCAGCTGGACGGCTACAGCATGTACGCCGTGGATGCCGAGGTGCCCAGCCAGGGCGGGGTGGCGATCTACTCGCGCCTGCAGCCCAAGGCGATCATCTTCGGTCTCGGCTTCGAGCAGGCCGACCGCTACGGACGCTACCTGCAGGCCGACTTCGACAAGGTCAGCATCGCCAGCCTGCTGATGCCCAGCGGGCAGAAGGGCGACGAGGACCTGAACGCCAAGTTCAAGTTCATGGACGACTTCACCAGCTATCTGACCAAGCAGCGCCGCAAGCGCCGCGAGCACATCTATTGCGGCTCGCTGCATGTGGCGCACCAGAAGCTGGACGTGAAGAACTGGCGCGACTGCCAGCAGATGCCCGGCTTCCTCGCCCCCGAGCGGGCCTGGATGGATGAGGTGCTGGGCAATCTCGGCTACGTCGACGCCCTGCGCGAAGTCAGCCGCGAAGGCGACCAGTACAGCTGGTGGCCGGACACCGAGCAGGCCCAGCTGCTCAACCTCGGCTTCCGCTTCGACTACCAGCTGCTCAGCCCGGGACTGCGCCGCTTCGTGCGCAGCGCCCAGCTGCCGCGCCAGCCGCGTTTCTCCCAGCACGCGCCGCTGATCGTCGACTACGACTGGACGCTGAGCATCTGA